One genomic region from Phycodurus eques isolate BA_2022a chromosome 16, UOR_Pequ_1.1, whole genome shotgun sequence encodes:
- the emp2 gene encoding epithelial membrane protein 2, with amino-acid sequence MLIILVLIILFHVAAAILLFVATIHNAWWLVSAPGRDVLYSDLWYSCNNTCFPIVKSHTRDAAYLQTVQATIILAIILCCISFFVFILQLFRLKQGERFVFTAIIQLLASVCVMMAASIYTAQNKSFHHSSLHDGSYGSSYILAWVSFPMTLISGLMYLVLRKRK; translated from the exons ATGTTGATCATCTTagtcctcatcatccttttccatgtggcTGCGGCCATCCTCCTCTTTGTTGCAACCATACACAAT GCATGGTGGTTGGTGTCAGCACCTGGACGGGATGTACTCTACTCGGACCTGTGGTACTCTTGCAACAACACTTGCTTTCCTATTGTGAAGAGCCACACTCGTGATGCAG CCTACCTGCAGACGGTCCAGGCCACCATAATCCTGGCCATCATTTTATGCTGTATCAGCTTCTTTGTCTTCATTCTTCAGCTCTTCAGGCTCAAGCAAGGAGAGCGATTCGTCTTCACCGCAATTATTCAGCTGTTAGCCT CTGTGTGCGTGATGATGGCGGCCTCCATTTACACGGCTCAGAACAAGTCTTTCCACCACAGCAGTCTCCATGACGGCTCGTACGGATCCTCCTATATTTTAGCCTGGGTCAGCTTCCCAATGACTCTAATCAGTGGTCTCATGTATCTGGTGCTTAGAAAGCGCAAGTAG